One Etheostoma cragini isolate CJK2018 chromosome 19, CSU_Ecrag_1.0, whole genome shotgun sequence DNA segment encodes these proteins:
- the LOC117934863 gene encoding placenta-specific gene 8 protein-like produces MSRQVVKVQPESRGQEAGQWSTGLCECHKDMGDCCFALCCLPVYTCRVTSALGACPCLPLLDCIACVPPASLAMRASVRERYGIRGSVWSDCLYGCCCYPLSWLQISRELKRRAASHASSSSSSARYTALTTLQGAHLV; encoded by the exons ATGTCTCGACAGGTGGTCAAGGTCCAGCCGGAGAGCAGGGGTCAGGAGGCAGGTCAATGGAGTACTGGCCTGTGTGAGTGCCATAAAGACATGGGTGACT GCTGCTTTGCCCTGTGCTGCCTCCCAGTGTACACCTGTAGGGTGACCAGTGCACTGGGTGCATGTCCATGTCTGCCTCTGCTCGACTGTATTGCCTGCGTGCCACCGGCATCTCTCGCCATGAGGGCGTCTGTCAGGGAACGATACGGCATTCGG GGAAGTGTGTGGAGCGACTGCCTGTACGGATGCTGCTGCTATCCTCTATCTTGGCTCCAGATCTCCAGAGAGCTGAAGAGAAGAGCAGCATCCCacgcctcctcctcttcctcctcagccAGATACACTGCTCTGACCACCCTGCAGGGGGCGCACCTGGTCTAG
- the si:dkey-112a7.4 gene encoding uncharacterized protein si:dkey-112a7.4 → MYGASGIPELIQPSGPPRQPGPAGQYNPGHPQVNGDGGGANPQRLGQRAPKLGQIGRTKKVDLDDEDLDDIMNNNGQCPVSLSPIS, encoded by the exons ATGTACGGAGCTTCAGGTATCCCAGAGCTCATCCAGCCCAGCGGGCCGCCCCGGCAGCCGGGTCCGGCCGGACAGTATAACCCGGGACACCCCCAGGTCAACGGCGACGGCGGGGGAGCCAACCCTCAGAGACTCGGACAGAGGGCACCCAAGCTGGGGCAGATAGGTCGAACCAAGAAAG TGGACCTGGACGATGAAGACTTGGATGACATCATGAACAACAACGGGCAGTGTCCTGTATCCCTGTCGCCCATCTCTTAA
- the cldn7a gene encoding claudin-7-A yields MANSGVQLLGFFMSLIGIVGLIIGTILPQWKMSAYIGDNIITAVAMYQGLWMSCAFQSTGQLQCKIYDSILQLDSSLQATRALMIVGIIVSVAGLGVACMGMKCTTCGESEKVRKSRIAMTGGIILLVGGLCAIVACSWFAHNVIRAFYNPYTPVNTKFEFGAAIFIAWGGSLLDVLGGAMLAASCPRKKQASKYPSMGTSRSGPPSSTKEYV; encoded by the exons ATGGCCAACTCTGGTGTTCAGTTGCTGGGCTTTTTCATGTCGTTGATTGGCATCGTTGGACTGATCATTGGGACTATTCTGCCCCAGTGGAAGATGTCAGCGTACATCGGGGACAACATCATCACAGCGGTGGCCATGTACCAGGGACTGTGGATGTCATGCGCGTTCCAAAGTACCGGACAGCTCCAGTGCAAGATCTACGACTCCATTCTGCAGCTCGACA gttcGCTCCAGGCCACTCGTGCCTTGATGATAGTTGGCATCATTGTGTCCGTCGCAGGTCTGGGCGTGGCCTGTATGGGAATGAAGTGCACCACCTGTGGAGAGAGCGAAAAAGTGCGCAAGTCCCGCATCGCCATGACAGGAGGCATCATCCTACTCGTGGGAG GGCTGTGTGCCATCGTAGCGTGCTCCTGGTTTGCTCATAATGTGATCCGGGCTTTCTATAATCCCTACACTCCAGTCAACACCAA GTTTGAGTTTGGCGCTGCCATCTTCATCGCCTGGGGCGGCTCCCTCCTAGACGTCCTGGGCGGAGCCATGTTGGCTGCATCCTGTCCACGAAAGAAACAGGCGTCTAAGTACCCGTCCATGGGCACTTCCCGCTCTGGTCCGCCTAGCAGCACTAAAGAATATGTCTGA